Proteins from one Malania oleifera isolate guangnan ecotype guangnan chromosome 4, ASM2987363v1, whole genome shotgun sequence genomic window:
- the LOC131153598 gene encoding uncharacterized protein LOC131153598: MDERTKLMRNLQSARVCVEVDMERNLLECISIKMPSGSLHTMDVWKPSLFTGDKKLGHLMNDCVAPNVWKPKTNQAFSEQHLSSVQATEELGKGKSSIVRQKTESLAIKKGIESINMFSMLDDPEDDSPAVPLAEEATAHNIGSDKGAGRQITDDSNGPTNAGTKIDKGRD, translated from the exons ATGGACGAGAGAACCAAATTGATGAGAAACTTGCAGAGTGCCAGGGTATGTGTAGAAGTGGATATGGAGAGAAATCTTCTAGAATGCATTTCCATCAAGATGCCCTCTGGCTCCCTACACACCATGGACGTGTGGAAACCTTCTCTTTTCACAGGGGACAAGAAATTGGGGCATTTGATGAATGATTGTGTTGCTCCCAATGTCTGGAAGCCTAAAACAAACCAGGCTTTCAGTGAGCAACATCTCAGTTCAGTGCAGGCTACTGAGGAGCTGGGAAAAGGAAAGTCTTCCATAGTCAGACAGAAGACTGAGTCCCTGGCCATTAAGAAAGGGATTGAGTCTATCAACATGTTTAGCATGCTGGATGACCCTGAGGATGACAGTCCTGCAGTTCCACTAGCTGAAGAGGCTACTGCTCACAACATTGGGTCGGACAAAGGGGCTGGAAGGCAGATTACAGATGACAGCAATGGCCCTACAAATGCTGGAACTAAAATTGATAAGG GGAGAGATTAG